A section of the Pseudomonas fluorescens genome encodes:
- the topA gene encoding type I DNA topoisomerase, which produces MGKSLVIVESPAKAKTINKYLGNEYVVKSSIGHIRDLPTSGSASASKEPAAKRGKAAAGEGPVLSPKEKARKQLVARMGVDPDHGWKAKYEILPGKEKVIEELRRLAKDADTIYLATDLDREGEAIAWHLREAIGGDDSRYKRVVFNEITKKAIQEAFSKPGELDIDRVNAQQARRFLDRVVGYMVSPLLWSKIARGLSAGRVQSVAVKLVVEREREIRAFIPEEYWEVHADLGTAKGATVRFDVAREKGEAFKPLNETQAMAALEKLKASSYSIVKREDKPTSSKPSAPFITSTLQQAASNRLGFGVKKTMMMAQRLYEAGYITYMRTDSTNLSQDAVAMARTYIESEFGKKYLPEKPNVYSSKEGAQEAHEAIRPSDANTEPSKLSGMERDAERLYELIWRQFLACQMLPAQYLSTTVTVGAGDFELRAKGRILKFDGYTRVMPQIAKPGDDDVLPDMAQGDVMKLIKLDPSQHFTKPPARYSEASLVKEMEKRGIGRPSTYAAIISTIQDRGYVALHNRRFYSEKMGDIVTERLSESFSNLMDYGFTAGMEENLDDVAQGERDWKNVLDEFYGDFKKKLEVAESPENGMRANQPVMTDIPCTTCGRPMQIRTASTGVFLGCSGYSLPPKERCKATVNLVPGDEIAADDEGESESLVLRGKHRCPICSTAMDAYLLDEKHKLHICGNNPDCNGYEIEEGTYRIKGYEGPSLECDKCGSEMQLKTGRFGKFFGCTNPTCKNTRKLLKSGDAAPPKMDPVKMPELKCEKVNDTYILRDGASGLFLAASQFPKNRETRAPLVMEIVPHKDEIDPKYHFLCEAPKKDPDGRPAVIRYSRKTKEQYVQTEVDGKPTGWKAFYDGGKWKVEDKRQGA; this is translated from the coding sequence ATGGGCAAATCGCTGGTCATTGTGGAATCCCCGGCTAAGGCCAAGACCATCAACAAGTACTTGGGCAACGAGTACGTGGTGAAGTCGAGTATCGGCCATATCCGAGACCTGCCCACCAGCGGTTCGGCTAGCGCCAGCAAGGAGCCTGCTGCCAAGCGCGGCAAGGCGGCTGCGGGCGAAGGTCCGGTGCTCTCGCCCAAGGAGAAAGCGCGCAAGCAATTGGTCGCTCGCATGGGTGTGGACCCGGATCATGGCTGGAAGGCCAAGTATGAAATCCTTCCGGGCAAGGAAAAGGTCATCGAGGAGCTGCGCCGGCTCGCCAAGGATGCTGACACCATCTATCTCGCAACGGACTTGGACCGCGAAGGGGAAGCCATTGCCTGGCACCTGCGCGAAGCCATTGGTGGGGATGACAGCCGCTATAAACGCGTGGTGTTCAACGAAATCACCAAGAAGGCGATCCAGGAAGCCTTCTCCAAGCCGGGCGAACTGGACATTGACCGCGTCAATGCCCAGCAGGCTCGCCGCTTCCTTGACCGCGTCGTTGGTTACATGGTCTCGCCGCTGCTGTGGTCGAAGATCGCCCGTGGCCTGTCCGCTGGCCGTGTGCAGTCGGTTGCGGTAAAGCTGGTGGTGGAGCGTGAGCGCGAGATCCGTGCGTTCATCCCTGAAGAATACTGGGAAGTCCATGCTGACCTTGGCACCGCCAAAGGCGCTACGGTGCGCTTTGACGTGGCCCGCGAGAAAGGCGAGGCCTTCAAGCCGCTCAACGAAACCCAGGCCATGGCCGCGCTGGAGAAGCTCAAGGCTTCCAGCTACAGCATCGTCAAGCGCGAAGACAAGCCCACCAGCAGCAAGCCGTCCGCGCCATTCATCACCTCCACCCTGCAACAGGCCGCGAGCAACCGCCTGGGCTTTGGGGTGAAGAAGACGATGATGATGGCCCAGCGACTGTACGAAGCGGGCTACATCACCTATATGCGTACCGACTCCACCAACCTGTCGCAAGATGCGGTAGCGATGGCACGCACCTATATTGAAAGCGAGTTCGGCAAGAAGTACCTGCCGGAGAAGCCAAACGTCTACAGCAGCAAGGAAGGCGCACAAGAGGCTCACGAAGCGATTCGTCCCTCCGATGCCAATACCGAGCCAAGCAAGCTGAGCGGCATGGAGCGCGACGCTGAGCGCCTCTACGAGCTGATCTGGCGCCAGTTCCTGGCTTGCCAGATGTTGCCGGCGCAATATTTGTCCACCACCGTCACCGTGGGTGCCGGGGACTTCGAGCTGCGTGCCAAGGGGCGTATCCTCAAGTTTGACGGCTACACCCGCGTGATGCCGCAAATTGCCAAGCCTGGCGACGATGACGTGCTGCCGGACATGGCCCAGGGCGATGTGATGAAGCTGATCAAGCTTGATCCGTCCCAGCATTTCACAAAGCCGCCTGCGCGTTATTCGGAAGCCAGCCTGGTCAAGGAGATGGAAAAGCGTGGCATTGGTCGCCCTTCGACCTACGCGGCGATCATTTCCACTATCCAGGACCGAGGCTACGTAGCGCTGCATAACCGTCGTTTCTATTCGGAAAAGATGGGCGATATCGTTACCGAGCGTCTGTCCGAGAGCTTCTCCAACCTGATGGACTATGGCTTTACCGCCGGCATGGAAGAGAACCTCGATGACGTGGCCCAGGGCGAGCGCGACTGGAAGAACGTGCTCGACGAGTTCTATGGCGATTTCAAGAAAAAACTCGAAGTAGCCGAGAGCCCGGAAAACGGCATGCGCGCCAACCAGCCGGTGATGACGGATATTCCGTGCACCACCTGTGGTCGGCCGATGCAGATCCGCACCGCGTCCACCGGTGTGTTCCTGGGGTGCTCGGGCTATAGTCTGCCGCCCAAAGAGCGCTGCAAGGCCACCGTCAACCTGGTGCCGGGCGATGAAATCGCTGCCGACGACGAGGGTGAGTCTGAGTCGCTGGTGCTGCGTGGCAAACACCGTTGCCCGATCTGCAGCACGGCCATGGATGCCTACCTGCTGGACGAGAAGCACAAGCTGCATATCTGCGGTAACAACCCTGATTGCAATGGCTACGAGATCGAAGAAGGTACCTACCGCATCAAGGGCTATGAGGGTCCGAGCCTGGAATGCGACAAGTGCGGCAGCGAGATGCAACTCAAGACCGGCCGTTTCGGTAAGTTCTTCGGTTGTACCAACCCGACCTGCAAAAACACCCGCAAACTGCTGAAAAGCGGTGATGCGGCACCGCCGAAGATGGACCCGGTGAAGATGCCCGAGCTCAAGTGCGAGAAGGTCAACGACACCTATATCCTGCGTGATGGTGCTTCGGGCCTGTTCCTGGCTGCCAGCCAGTTCCCGAAAAACCGCGAGACCCGTGCGCCACTGGTGATGGAGATCGTGCCACACAAGGACGAAATCGATCCGAAGTACCACTTCCTGTGCGAAGCGCCGAAGAAGGATCCCGACGGTCGCCCGGCCGTGATCCGTTACAGCCGCAAGACCAAGGAGCAGTACGTGCAAACCGAAGTGGACGGCAAGCCTACGGGCTGGAAGGCCTTCTATGACGGTGGCAAGTGGAAGGTCGAGGATAAGCGCCAGGGCGCTTGA
- a CDS encoding DUF1653 domain-containing protein: protein MKVEPGLYQHYKGPKYRVFNVARHSETGEEVVFYQALYGDYGFWVRPLSMFLETVEVDGEQVPRFALVQVEPSLFSGQ from the coding sequence ATGAAAGTCGAACCAGGGCTCTACCAGCATTATAAAGGTCCCAAGTACCGTGTTTTTAATGTCGCGCGGCACTCCGAGACTGGGGAAGAAGTGGTGTTCTACCAAGCGCTGTATGGCGATTACGGCTTTTGGGTGCGCCCCTTGAGCATGTTTCTGGAGACTGTCGAAGTTGACGGCGAGCAGGTCCCGCGCTTTGCTTTGGTGCAGGTCGAACCCAGTCTTTTTTCAGGGCAATAA
- the fadA gene encoding acetyl-CoA C-acyltransferase FadA, translating to MSLNPRDVVIVDFGRTPMGRSKGGMHRNTRAEDMSAHLISKLLERNVKVDPNEVEDVIWGCVNQTLEQGWNIARMASLMTQIPHTAAGQTVSRLCGSSMSALHTAAQAIMTGNGDVFVVGGVEHMGHVSMMHGVDPNPHMSLYAAKASGMMGLTAEMLGKMHGITREAQDAFGLRSHQLAHKATVEGKFKDEIIPMNGYDENGFLKLFDYDETIRPDTTLESLAALKPAFNPKGGTVTAGTSSQITDGASCMIVMSAQRAQDLGIQPLAVIRSMAVAGVDPAIMGYGPVPATQKALKRAGLSISDIDFFELNEAFAAQALPVLKDLKVLDKMNEKVNLHGGAIALGHPFGCSGARISGTLLNVMKQNGGNLGVATMCIGLGQGISTVFERV from the coding sequence ATGAGCTTGAATCCAAGAGACGTGGTGATTGTCGACTTCGGTCGCACACCAATGGGCCGCTCCAAGGGCGGCATGCACCGCAACACCCGCGCTGAAGACATGTCGGCGCACCTGATCAGCAAGCTGCTGGAGCGCAACGTCAAGGTCGACCCGAACGAAGTCGAGGATGTGATCTGGGGCTGCGTCAACCAGACCCTGGAGCAGGGCTGGAACATCGCGCGCATGGCCTCCTTGATGACGCAGATCCCGCACACCGCTGCCGGCCAGACCGTCAGCCGGCTGTGTGGCTCGTCCATGAGCGCATTGCACACTGCCGCCCAGGCAATCATGACCGGCAACGGTGATGTGTTCGTGGTTGGTGGTGTGGAGCACATGGGCCACGTCAGCATGATGCACGGCGTCGATCCTAACCCGCACATGTCGCTGTACGCGGCGAAAGCCTCGGGCATGATGGGCCTGACCGCGGAAATGCTCGGCAAGATGCATGGCATTACCCGTGAAGCCCAGGATGCCTTCGGCTTGCGCTCCCACCAGTTGGCCCACAAGGCTACCGTGGAAGGCAAGTTCAAGGATGAAATCATCCCGATGAACGGCTATGACGAGAACGGTTTCCTGAAACTGTTCGACTACGATGAAACCATTCGTCCGGACACCACCCTGGAAAGCCTGGCGGCCTTGAAGCCGGCATTCAATCCAAAGGGCGGTACCGTGACTGCTGGTACTTCGTCGCAGATCACCGATGGTGCTTCGTGCATGATCGTGATGTCGGCCCAGCGTGCCCAGGACCTGGGGATCCAGCCTCTGGCGGTGATCCGTTCGATGGCCGTAGCGGGTGTGGATCCGGCGATCATGGGCTATGGTCCAGTACCGGCCACACAAAAAGCCTTGAAGCGCGCAGGCCTTTCCATCTCTGACATCGACTTCTTCGAGCTCAACGAAGCTTTCGCCGCACAGGCCCTGCCAGTGCTGAAAGATTTGAAAGTACTCGACAAGATGAACGAGAAGGTTAACCTGCACGGCGGTGCGATTGCCCTGGGTCACCCGTTCGGTTGCTCCGGTGCACGTATCTCCGGCACCTTGCTTAACGTGATGAAGCAAAATGGCGGCAACCTTGGGGTTGCAACCATGTGCATTGGTCTCGGCCAAGGCATTTCCACCGTCTTCGAACGCGTCTAA
- the fadB gene encoding fatty acid oxidation complex subunit alpha FadB: protein MIYEGKAITVKALESGIVELKFDLKGESVNKFNRLTLNELRQAVDTIKADASIKGVIVSSGKDVFIVGADITEFVDNFKLPDAELVAGNLEANKIFSDFEDLNVPTVAAINGIALGGGLEMCLAADFRVMASTAKIGLPEVKLGIYPGFGGTVRLPRIIGADNAIEWIAAGKENRAEDALKVGAVDAVVAADKLAEAALNLIKGAISGEFDYKAKRQPKLEKLKLNAIEQMMSFETAKGFVAGQAGPNYPAPVEAIKTIQKAANFGRDKALEIEAAGFVKLAKTSAAQSLIGLFLNDQELKKKAKAYDEIAKDVKQAAVLGAGIMGGGIAYQSASKGTPILMKDINEHGIEQGLAEAAKLLVGRVDKGRMTAAKMAEVLNGIRPTLSYGDFGHVDLVVEAVVENPKVKQAVLAEVEAQVKEDTILASNTSTISITLLAKALKRPENFVGMHFFNPVHMMPLVEVIRGEKSSELAVATTVAYAKKMGKNPIVVNDCPGFLVNRVLFPYFGGFAKLVSAGVDFVRIDKVMEKFGWPMGPAYLMDVVGIDTGHHGRDVMAEGFPDRMKDDRRSAVDALYEAKRLGQKNGKGFYAYETDKKGKQKKVADPSVHEVLAPIVYEQREVSDEDIINWMMIALCLETVRCLEDGIVETAAEADMGLVYGIGFPPFRGGALRYIDSIGVAEFVALADQYADLGPLYHPTAKLREMAKNGQSFFG from the coding sequence ATGATTTACGAAGGTAAAGCCATCACGGTTAAGGCTCTTGAAAGTGGCATCGTCGAATTGAAATTCGACCTCAAGGGTGAGTCCGTCAACAAGTTCAACCGTCTAACCCTGAACGAACTGCGTCAGGCCGTAGACACCATCAAGGCTGATGCATCGATCAAGGGTGTGATCGTCTCCAGCGGCAAGGACGTGTTTATCGTCGGCGCTGACATCACCGAATTCGTCGACAATTTCAAGCTGCCCGATGCCGAGCTTGTGGCTGGCAACCTCGAAGCCAACAAGATTTTCAGCGATTTCGAAGACCTCAACGTGCCGACCGTTGCCGCGATCAATGGCATCGCGCTCGGCGGCGGTCTGGAAATGTGCCTGGCCGCGGACTTCCGCGTCATGGCCTCCACCGCGAAAATCGGTCTGCCGGAAGTCAAGCTGGGCATCTACCCGGGTTTCGGCGGTACCGTGCGCCTGCCGCGCATCATCGGTGCCGACAACGCCATCGAGTGGATTGCCGCCGGCAAGGAAAACCGTGCTGAAGACGCGCTGAAAGTCGGCGCCGTCGATGCCGTGGTTGCTGCGGACAAACTGGCAGAAGCTGCACTGAACCTGATCAAGGGCGCCATCAGCGGCGAGTTTGACTACAAGGCCAAGCGTCAGCCGAAGCTGGAAAAACTCAAGCTCAACGCCATCGAACAAATGATGTCGTTCGAAACCGCCAAGGGTTTTGTCGCCGGTCAAGCGGGTCCTAACTACCCGGCCCCGGTCGAAGCGATCAAGACCATCCAGAAAGCCGCGAACTTCGGTCGTGACAAGGCGCTGGAAATCGAAGCCGCAGGCTTCGTCAAACTGGCCAAGACGTCTGCTGCGCAGAGCCTGATCGGCCTGTTCCTGAACGATCAGGAACTGAAGAAAAAGGCCAAGGCCTACGACGAAATCGCCAAAGACGTGAAACAGGCTGCCGTACTCGGCGCCGGGATCATGGGGGGCGGTATCGCTTATCAGTCGGCGTCCAAAGGCACGCCGATCCTGATGAAAGACATCAACGAGCACGGTATCGAGCAAGGCCTGGCCGAAGCCGCCAAGCTGCTGGTAGGGCGCGTTGATAAAGGTCGCATGACCGCTGCGAAAATGGCTGAAGTGCTTAACGGCATTCGCCCTACGCTGTCCTACGGTGATTTCGGCCATGTCGACCTGGTAGTCGAAGCGGTTGTCGAGAACCCGAAAGTCAAGCAGGCGGTACTGGCTGAAGTCGAAGCGCAGGTGAAGGAAGACACGATCCTGGCTTCCAACACATCGACCATTTCCATCACCTTGCTGGCCAAGGCCCTCAAGCGTCCGGAAAACTTCGTCGGCATGCACTTCTTCAACCCGGTACACATGATGCCGCTGGTGGAAGTCATCCGTGGCGAGAAATCCAGCGAGCTGGCGGTTGCCACCACCGTTGCCTACGCCAAGAAAATGGGCAAGAACCCGATCGTGGTCAACGATTGCCCGGGCTTTTTGGTCAACCGTGTGCTGTTCCCTTACTTCGGCGGTTTCGCCAAGCTGGTCAGCGCTGGCGTGGACTTTGTACGTATCGACAAGGTCATGGAAAAATTCGGCTGGCCAATGGGCCCGGCGTACCTGATGGACGTGGTCGGTATCGACACCGGCCACCACGGTCGCGACGTAATGGCTGAAGGTTTCCCGGACCGCATGAAAGACGACCGCCGTTCGGCCGTCGATGCGCTCTACGAAGCCAAGCGCCTGGGCCAGAAGAATGGCAAGGGCTTCTACGCCTACGAGACCGACAAGAAAGGCAAGCAGAAGAAAGTTGCCGACCCATCGGTTCACGAAGTGCTGGCACCCATCGTCTACGAGCAGCGTGAAGTGTCCGACGAGGACATCATCAACTGGATGATGATCGCCCTGTGCCTGGAAACCGTTCGTTGCCTGGAAGACGGCATCGTCGAAACCGCCGCCGAAGCCGATATGGGCCTGGTGTACGGTATTGGCTTCCCTCCATTCCGTGGGGGTGCGCTGCGTTACATCGACTCGATCGGTGTGGCCGAATTCGTTGCCCTGGCTGATCAATACGCTGATCTGGGCCCGCTGTACCACCCGACTGCGAAGCTGCGCGAGATGGCCAAGAATGGCCAGAGCTTCTTCGGTTAA
- a CDS encoding universal stress protein produces MTYEHILVAVDLTEECDPVIKRALAIAGDTVKLSLVHIVEPMAMAFGGDVPMDLSQLQQQQFDQAKERLDRLIAKYPALKKEQSHLTYGQPRQEIHHLAKEQNCDLIVVGSHGRHGLALLLGSTANDVLHGAPCDVLAVKLVKSS; encoded by the coding sequence ATGACTTACGAACATATTCTGGTCGCTGTGGACCTGACCGAAGAGTGCGATCCGGTGATCAAGCGTGCCTTGGCCATTGCCGGCGATACCGTGAAGCTGTCTCTGGTGCATATCGTCGAACCCATGGCCATGGCCTTTGGCGGCGACGTTCCGATGGACCTGTCGCAACTGCAACAGCAGCAATTCGACCAGGCCAAGGAGCGCCTGGACCGTCTGATCGCCAAGTACCCCGCGCTGAAAAAGGAGCAAAGCCACCTGACCTATGGCCAGCCACGCCAGGAAATCCACCATTTGGCCAAGGAACAGAACTGCGACCTGATCGTGGTCGGCAGCCATGGTCGTCATGGCCTGGCGTTGCTGCTGGGCTCCACTGCCAATGATGTACTGCACGGCGCGCCTTGCGATGTGCTGGCAGTGAAACTGGTCAAGAGCTCGTAA